The Sphaerisporangium siamense genome includes the window GATGAACTGGCGCAGCAGGAAGACCGCGAACGGGTTGGCGACGGTCGGGAAGATCAGCGCCAGGTGCGAGTCGACCCAGCCGAACTTCGCCAGGATCAGGTAGAGCGGCACGATCGTGACCTGCACCGGCACCATCTGGGTCGCCAGGAACAGCACGAACAGCACGCCCGACCCGCGGAACCTGATCCTGGCGAAGGCGTACGCCGCCATGGCGGAGGTGAGCAGCGTGAGCGCCACGTTCAGCGCGGCGATGTACAGGCTGTTCCAGTAGGCGAGGCCGAACGGCATCTTGGCCAGCGCGTCGGGGTAGTTCTGCGGGCGCCAGGGACTGGGCAGCCAGGCGGTGGGGTCGTTCAGCATCTGGTGCACGCCCTTGAAGGACGTGAGCAGCATCCAGGCGAACGGGAACAGCATGAGCAGGCCGCCGAGGGCCAGGGAGGCGTGCAGCGCGAGCTGCCGCGCGGCCGGACGCGAGCGCATCGAGGCCCCCTAGGAGTCGTAGTGGACGAAGCGCTTCTGCGCCGCGAACTGGACAAGGGTGACCAGCAGCGTGAGCACGAGCAGGATGAGCGCGGCCGCGCTGCTCATGCCGAACTGGAAGTCCTTGAAGCCGAGCTTGTACACCTGGTAGACGATGGTCCGCGCGCCCTCGTTGTGCGCCGGGTTGACCAGCACGTAGATCTGGTCGAACGCCTGGAACGAGCTGATCACCGCGACCACCGTGGAGAAGAAGATCGTCGGCGACAGCATCGGCAGCGTGATCGACCGGAAGATCCTCGCGCTGGAGGCGCCGTCGATGCGCGCCGCCTCGACGATCTGCGGCGGGATGGTCTGCAGCCCGGCCAGGAAGATCACCACGTTGAGGCCGAGCGACGACCAGACCGTCACGATCGCGATGGCGACGATCACCCAGCCCGGGTCGCCGAGCCAGTCGGGCCCGTCCAGGCCGAACCGCCGCAGCGTGGAGTTCAGCACGCCGTTGTCGTCGTCGGCCAGGATGACCTGCCAGATCAGCGCGACCGCGACCGAACTGGTCACGACGGGCATGAAGTACAGCACCCGGTAGAAGTTGCTGCCCTTGATCCCGGCCAGCCCGGCCGCGATCAGGACCGCCAGGGCGAGGCCGACCGGCACCGTGATCAGCGCGAGCTTGGTCGTGTTCCACACCGCGCGCAGGAAGTCGGCGTCGGTGAGCTGGGCGGTGAAGTTGCCGAGGCCGACGAACGTCTTCGGGCCGAAGCCGTCCCACTGGACCAGGGACAGGTAGACGGCGTAGCCGAGCGGGAGGACCAGGAAGACGAGCAGGAAGGCGACCTGCGGGCCGAGGAAGAGACCGGCCCACCAGCCGTCGCGGGTGCGCACCCACCGGCCCGCGCGGGCGGGCCGGGCGGGCGCCTTGGCGATGGCGGCCACGGTCAGCTCGTCATGCCGTCGACGGCTTTTTGCAGCTCGGTCATGCCCTGGTCGAACGGCACCTTGCCGGTCCACACCTTCAGCAGCTCGTCGTTGATGGCCGCGGTGAGGCCCGGCACGGCGACCTCGTCCGGGTAGTTGGCGAAGCCGGTGTCGCGCACGTCGAGGAACGTCTGGGCGTGCTGGGGATAGCCGTCGAGCACGACCTGCTCGGCGCCCTTGATCGAGGGGACGGCGCCGCCGCCCTTGAGCCGCAGGAGCTGCCCCTCCTTGCTCACGAACTCGGTGAGGAAGGTGAACGCCTCCTTCGGGTTCCTGGCGTCCTTGTTGATCGCCATGTAGGAGGCGGCGACCGCGCCGGGCATCGGCTTGCCGTCGGGGGAGGGGAACGGGACGATGTCGTAGTCGTCCAGCTCGCCGCCCTTCCTGAGGCTGTCGATCACCCACCGGCCGCCCGCGTAGAAGCCGGCGTCGTGCTTGAGGAACCGGGTCGAGGCGCTGTTGCTCTCCGGCAGCACGTCGGCCGACAGGAACGTCTTGTCCTGGTAGCCCTTGGCCAGGGTCTGCAGGGCCTTGCGCGCGCCGGCGTCGGTGGTGGCGACGAACCGGCCGCCGTCCCACACCTTGCCGCCGAACCCGTTGATCACGCTGTAGGTGGAGCCGTACCAGTTCCAGAAGATCGACCCGGCCTTGCCCGCCGCCTTGAGCTCGGCGTTCATGTCCAGGTACTTGTCCATGGTCCACTGGCCGGCGGCGTACAGGTCGGCGGGGTTCTCGCCGATCCCGGCCTCCTTCAGCGCCTTCTTGTCGAACCAGAGCACCTCGGGGTTGGTGTCGTTGGGCACGCCGTAGATCCGGCCGTCCTTCTTGGCGCCGCCGTAGATGCCCTCGAAGAAGTCCTCGGGCCTGCTCTTGGAGTCGGGGCCGGCGAGCAGTCCCTCCAGCGGGGTGAGGACGCCCGAGGAGACGAACTTGCCGATGTTGTCGTCGCCGACGAAGAACACGTCGGGCGCGGTCTTGCTGGTGAGCTGGGTGAACAGCTTGGGGTGGTAGTCGGCGTAGTCCGACACCGACTCCAGCTTGAGCTTGATGTTCGGGTGGCGCTTCTCGAAGTCCCGGGTGAAGCCCTCGTAGAGCTTGATGTCGTCGGCCGTGCCCCAGGTGGACCAGCGCAGGACCACCTGACCGTCTCCGGCGGCCCCGGGGGCGGCGCCGCCGCCCGAGCCGCTGCACGCGGCCGTGGCCGCCGTCGTCGCCATCAGGGCCAGTAGGGCTATTGCGCGCTTCATGCTTCGTTCCTTGCGGTGGGGGTGCGGGTGGTGCGTCAGGCCAGGCCGCCGCCGTCGACGACGAGGGCCGTGCCGGTGATGTAGGAGGAGGTGTCCGCGGTGAGGAAGAGAACGGCCTGGGCGATCTCCTCGGGGGTGCCCGCGCGGCCCATCGGACGGTCGGCCGCGTCGGCGGCGAAGGCCGCCCAGTCCTCCTGGAGCTGGCGGGCTTCGTCCCGCAGCATGGGAGTGTCGGTGTCGCCGGGGTTGACGGAGTTCACCCGGATCCCGGCTCCGGCGTGGTCGATGGCCAGGGCCCGCGTCATGTTGACGACGGCGGCCTTGGATGCGCAGTACGACACCGCGTTCCCGCCGCCCTTCAGGCCCCACCCCGAACCGGTGTTGACGATCGCGCCGCCCTCGGTCATGGCGGGGATCGCGTACTTGCACATCAGGAAGACCGAGCGGACGTTCACCGCCATGACCCGGTCCCATTCGTCCACGCCGAGGTCGAGCGCCGTGCTGCGGCGGATGATCCCGGCGTTGTTGAACAGCGCGTGGAGCCCGCCGAAGCGCTCGACGGCGGTGCGGACGACGCGCTCGCAGTCGGCGGGGGAGGAGACGTCGGCCCGGACGGCGATCGCGTCCGCGCCGCCGGCGGCGATGCGCCCGGCCGTGTCCTCGGCGCCCGGGCCGTCGATGTCGGCGACGACGACCTTGGCGCCCTGGGCGGCGAACAGCAGCGCCGTCGCCCTCCCGATGCCGGAGGCGCCGCCGGTGACGATCGCGACCCTGCCCTTCAGAGCGTCCTCCAGAGTCTTCACTGCGCGTACTCCTCACTCGCGGCCGCGATGCGGTAGACGGTGCTCTCGTGATGTCCGGTGATCACCTGGACGTGCCCGGCGAGCCCGAGGTCGGTCTCGGGGTCGCCCGTGTCGGCGAGCAGGGGCCGTCCCCGGAGTCCCGCCAGCTTCTGCCGGGTCGCCAGGACGACCAGGGCGCGCCGCCCGGGGCCGCCACGCGCGACGGCCCGCAGGACGCGGGGGGAGATCTGCTGATTGCCTCGGCCGAGCACGAAGCCCTGACCGCCGATCACCGAGAGCACCAGAAGCGCCTCATGCCCTCTGACCAGGTCGAACAGCCTAGCCTCCGTCACGTCCGCCCCCAGCAGGCGGGGCCGGGGACCGGCCTCGACCACGTCCACGCCGAGCAGCGTGGTGGCCAGCCCCAGCTCCCTTCCGACGGCCATGGTCGTCGCGCCGGGGCCGAGCGCGTAGCGCACCCCCGGCCGCATCCGGGAGACGACCTCCCGGGCCACGCCCTCGGCGGAGCCGGGCCCCGTGGCCGAGGAGCCGGTCTTCCTGCCCGACAGCCGGCGCGCGTCGGCGGGCACCCGCACGGTGCCGTACAGCCGAGGGCCGACCAGCCCGTTCCGGTACAGCTCCTCGTCCAGGTCCACCACCTCGGCCTCGGCGACCGCGCCGGGCGTGTACCCGGCCGCCACCAGGCCCGCGGCGGCCGGGCTCACCGCGAAGCAGCCGGAGTAGACCTTGACGCCCGCGGGCACGCCGAGCACCGCCGGGGCGTCCGCGCCGAGCGGGCGCAGCGCGTCCAGCACGTCGCGCGCGGTGCCGTCCCCGCCCGCGAAGAGCACCAGGTCCGCGTCCGCCATGGCGGCGACGGCGGCCCTGGTGTCGGCCGCCGACGTCGCCCCCGCGGACGGCGCGCCCCCGGTCAGCAGGGGCGAACCGCCGGCCGCGCGGACGCTGTCCTCGCCCATCGCGCCCGCCACCGTGACCAGGCGGACGCCGGGCGCGGCGGCGATCAGGGCGCGCACGGCCCGCGCCGCCCTGGCCCCCGCCCGCGGCACCGAGCCGCGGGCGAGTGCCTCACGCTGGACGTCCGCGCCGTCGCTGCCCTTCAGCCCCGCCGGGCCGCCGAGCCCGGCGACCGGGTTGACGACGAGCCCGACCGTGAGACCGGCGTGCGTGCCGGCCGTCGCGGGGATGCGGTGCTCCATCGCCGGTCAGGCCAGGTGCTTGCGGACGTAGGCGCGCCAGGTGGGCGCCCACTGCCGGGGGTCGTCCAGCGGCGTCGGGTCGATCTTGTGGATCGGGCTGTTGTACGGGGCGCCCTTGACCAGCTCCGGATCGGTGCGGGCCTCGGAGGCCACGTGCGCCAGGATCGCCGCGTACTCGTCCAGGTCCTCCTTGGAGTAGGACTCGGTGGGCTCCAGCGTGAACGGCTCGGGCACCAGGTACGGGTGGTGGCTGGTCCAGTAGTGGACCCCGAAGTCCGACGCGCGCACGCCGATCTCCTCGGAGTGGACGCCGGTCTCCTCCGACAGCTCCTGCCAGGAGTAGCGCACCTGCTCGATGCGGCGGCGGTCCCACGGCGCCGACGCGCCCGGAATCCGCAACACCTTGTGCATCAGGTAGTTGTTGTTCAGCGCCGCGGTCTCGGCGACCTGGCGCAGCCCCTCCGCGCCGAGCGTCATGATCCAGGCGTAGGCGCGCACGACGTTCGGGGTCACGCCGAGGAACGGCCGGATCTTCCCGATCGAGTGCGGCGGCGTGACCAGCGAGAACCGCCCGTCCTCCTCCGCGACCACCGGGCCGGGCAGGAACTCCGCCAGCGCCTCCGACACCCCGCACGCCCCCGCCGCCGGGCCGCCGCACGCGTGCGGGGTGGAGAAGGTCTTGTGCAGGTTGAAGTGGCACAGGTCGAACCCGGCGTCGCGGGCCCGCGTGATGCCGAGGATGCCGTTGGCGTTGGCCTGGTCGTAGCACGCCAGCCCGCCCGCCTGGTGGACCAGTTCGACGAACTCGGCGATCCGCGGGTTGAAGATGCCGGTGTCCTCGGGGTTGGTGATCAGCAGCGCGGCCGTCCGCGGGCCCACCGCGGCGCGCAGCGCCTCGATGTCGGGGTAGCCGTCGGCGTCCGGCATCAGCGTGATGACCTCGTACCCGGCGGTCTTGGCGCACGCGGCGTTGGACGGGTGGGAGAACATCGTCGTGATCACCTGGTCGCGCCGCTCGTCGCCGCGCGCGGCGTGGTAGGCGCGGATCATCGCGATGTTGGCGTAGATCGCGGCCGACCCCGAGCCGGGCTGCAGCGAGACCCGCGCCATGCCGGAGACCTCCGCCAGCATGCGCTCCAGCCGCCAGTAGATCTCCAGCACGCCCTGGAGGGTGTCGGGGTGCTGCAGCGGGTGCAGCTCGGCGACGGCCCTGGCGAAGGAGTCGTTGACCTTGGGGCTGTACTTCATCGTGCAGGTGCCCTGGCCCACGTCGACGTTGAGGTCCACGCCCAGGCTCTCCTGCGACAGCCGCACGTAGTGCCGCAGGACGTGCAGCTGCGACATCTCCGGCAGCGCGGGCGGCGCGGCCCGCCGCACCGAGTCCGGCAGCTCCACGGCGGGCGCGCCCGGCCCGGGCACCGCGATGCCCCGCTGCCCGGGCCGCGACTGCTCGAAGATGATCGGCTCGTCCCAGCGGGCCTGGTGGAAGCGGCGCAGCGGCGGCTTCGGCCCCACCGGCAGCTTGGCGAACGGTTCCGCGGCGTGCCCGCTCATCGCCGGCCTCCCTCGTCGTCGGCGCGCCGGGCGGACGCCACGGCCGCGGCCAGCCTGTCGATGTCGGCGATCGAGTGCCGCTCGGTGACGCAGACCAGGATCGTCCGGTCGTCCAGCGGCACGCCCCCGTAGATCCCCTGCGCGCGCAGCCGGTCCAGGAGCGCGGCTGCGTCGGCTGCGTCGTTGAGCTCGACCGCGAACTCCCGGAAGTGCACGGCGCCGTCGTGCAGGACCCGCAGTCCCGCGCCGGCCAGCGCGTCCATCGCGTAGCGGGTGCGGGCCAGGATCGTCTCGCCCACCTCGCGCATGCCCTGCGGTCCCATGAGGGCCAGGTAGACCCCGGCGGTGATGCCCCACAGGGCCGCCGCCGTGCCCACCCATTCCTTGCCCTCCTCGCGCAGGGCGAAGGAGGTGCGCTCGTAGAACACGTCGCCGAAGCCGTACTCGCCGGGCACCGTGGTCGGCGCGATGCCGAACAGGCGCGAGGGGAACTGGGCGACCAGCTCGTCGTCGTGCGTGGCGATGTACCCGGCCTGCCCGCCGCCGTGGTTCTGGTGGACGCCGAGTGACTGGATGTCGCCGCAGGCGATGTCGGCGCCGTAGGCGGCCGGCGGGGCCAGCACCCCGAGCGAGATCGGGTCGGCGCTCACGACCAGCAGCGCGCCGTGCGCGTGTGCCAGCTCGGCCAGCTCACGGCCCCGGGTCTCCACCACGCCGTAGACGTTGGGCGTCTCCAGGTAGATCGCGGCGAACGTGTCGTCCAGGACGACCTCGCCCATCTCGCCGCCGGAGTCCACCGGCGCCTGGACGATCTCGATGTCCGGGCTCAGGAAGTCGCGCAGCTTGCTGAGCTTGTCGGCCGCGACCGCGCCGCTGACCAGCACCTTGGCGCGGCCGGTGTGGCGGCAGGCCATGCGCAGCGCGGTGCCGGCCGCCTGGAATCCGTCGTAGGTCGGGACGTTGACGACGTCCATCTCCAGCAGCTCGGCCATCATGCTGACGTACTCGAACAGCGCCTGGAAGCGGCCGTGGTCCTCGTACGGCTCGCCCGCGTAGGCGGTGAGGAACTCGCCGCGCGAGTTGACCTCGTCGCAGACGGCGGGCACGTGGTGCGGGTAGCAGCCGTGGCCGAGGAAGCTGAGCGCCTCGTCCGTGCCGGTGTCGCGGCCGAGCAGGGAGCGCATGTGGCGCACCAGGTCGTGCTCGGCCACGAACGGCTCCGGCAGGTCGAGCGGGCGGTCCAGGCGCAGCTCGGGCGGGATGTCGGCGTAGAAGTCCTCGACGCTCGCGGCGCCGATCGCCGCCAGCATCTCCGCCCGCACGCCCGGCTCGGCGTTCGGGATGTATGGGTGGGTCACTGGTCTCCTTCGATCCTCAGCACGACGGCGTCGCGCGCGGCGAGGGTGATCTCGCCGCGCAGGCGCCGTCCGGTGAGCAGGTCGGTGCCCGGCGCGGGCAGGGTGAGCGCGGCCGGGGAGGTCGTGTGGTTCAGCAGGAACAGGTGGCGGCCACGGCGGGTGGCCTCGACGCCGGGCGGGACCTCGGCCGCGGGCCGCACCCCGGCGGCCGCCAGCTCGGCGCGCAGCACGGGCGTCACGTCGTCGAGCAGGCAGCTCACGTACGTGGCCCGCCCTCGGCGCACGATCGCGGG containing:
- a CDS encoding carbohydrate ABC transporter permease — its product is MRSRPAARQLALHASLALGGLLMLFPFAWMLLTSFKGVHQMLNDPTAWLPSPWRPQNYPDALAKMPFGLAYWNSLYIAALNVALTLLTSAMAAYAFARIRFRGSGVLFVLFLATQMVPVQVTIVPLYLILAKFGWVDSHLALIFPTVANPFAVFLLRQFIRAVPIELEEAARTDGAGRWTIFWRIVLPNIRPGLGALGIIVFLASWNSYFFPLVFLNSSELATVPLLLSQFAGGHSAIDYGLILSASAISVIPTLIAFLIGQKKIINAMAASGLGGR
- a CDS encoding carbohydrate ABC transporter permease gives rise to the protein MAAIAKAPARPARAGRWVRTRDGWWAGLFLGPQVAFLLVFLVLPLGYAVYLSLVQWDGFGPKTFVGLGNFTAQLTDADFLRAVWNTTKLALITVPVGLALAVLIAAGLAGIKGSNFYRVLYFMPVVTSSVAVALIWQVILADDDNGVLNSTLRRFGLDGPDWLGDPGWVIVAIAIVTVWSSLGLNVVIFLAGLQTIPPQIVEAARIDGASSARIFRSITLPMLSPTIFFSTVVAVISSFQAFDQIYVLVNPAHNEGARTIVYQVYKLGFKDFQFGMSSAAALILLVLTLLVTLVQFAAQKRFVHYDS
- a CDS encoding ABC transporter substrate-binding protein; the protein is MKRAIALLALMATTAATAACSGSGGGAAPGAAGDGQVVLRWSTWGTADDIKLYEGFTRDFEKRHPNIKLKLESVSDYADYHPKLFTQLTSKTAPDVFFVGDDNIGKFVSSGVLTPLEGLLAGPDSKSRPEDFFEGIYGGAKKDGRIYGVPNDTNPEVLWFDKKALKEAGIGENPADLYAAGQWTMDKYLDMNAELKAAGKAGSIFWNWYGSTYSVINGFGGKVWDGGRFVATTDAGARKALQTLAKGYQDKTFLSADVLPESNSASTRFLKHDAGFYAGGRWVIDSLRKGGELDDYDIVPFPSPDGKPMPGAVAASYMAINKDARNPKEAFTFLTEFVSKEGQLLRLKGGGAVPSIKGAEQVVLDGYPQHAQTFLDVRDTGFANYPDEVAVPGLTAAINDELLKVWTGKVPFDQGMTELQKAVDGMTS
- a CDS encoding SDR family NAD(P)-dependent oxidoreductase — protein: MKTLEDALKGRVAIVTGGASGIGRATALLFAAQGAKVVVADIDGPGAEDTAGRIAAGGADAIAVRADVSSPADCERVVRTAVERFGGLHALFNNAGIIRRSTALDLGVDEWDRVMAVNVRSVFLMCKYAIPAMTEGGAIVNTGSGWGLKGGGNAVSYCASKAAVVNMTRALAIDHAGAGIRVNSVNPGDTDTPMLRDEARQLQEDWAAFAADAADRPMGRAGTPEEIAQAVLFLTADTSSYITGTALVVDGGGLA
- a CDS encoding ATP-NAD kinase family protein; its protein translation is MEHRIPATAGTHAGLTVGLVVNPVAGLGGPAGLKGSDGADVQREALARGSVPRAGARAARAVRALIAAAPGVRLVTVAGAMGEDSVRAAGGSPLLTGGAPSAGATSAADTRAAVAAMADADLVLFAGGDGTARDVLDALRPLGADAPAVLGVPAGVKVYSGCFAVSPAAAGLVAAGYTPGAVAEAEVVDLDEELYRNGLVGPRLYGTVRVPADARRLSGRKTGSSATGPGSAEGVAREVVSRMRPGVRYALGPGATTMAVGRELGLATTLLGVDVVEAGPRPRLLGADVTEARLFDLVRGHEALLVLSVIGGQGFVLGRGNQQISPRVLRAVARGGPGRRALVVLATRQKLAGLRGRPLLADTGDPETDLGLAGHVQVITGHHESTVYRIAAASEEYAQ
- the gcvPB gene encoding aminomethyl-transferring glycine dehydrogenase subunit GcvPB, coding for MSGHAAEPFAKLPVGPKPPLRRFHQARWDEPIIFEQSRPGQRGIAVPGPGAPAVELPDSVRRAAPPALPEMSQLHVLRHYVRLSQESLGVDLNVDVGQGTCTMKYSPKVNDSFARAVAELHPLQHPDTLQGVLEIYWRLERMLAEVSGMARVSLQPGSGSAAIYANIAMIRAYHAARGDERRDQVITTMFSHPSNAACAKTAGYEVITLMPDADGYPDIEALRAAVGPRTAALLITNPEDTGIFNPRIAEFVELVHQAGGLACYDQANANGILGITRARDAGFDLCHFNLHKTFSTPHACGGPAAGACGVSEALAEFLPGPVVAEEDGRFSLVTPPHSIGKIRPFLGVTPNVVRAYAWIMTLGAEGLRQVAETAALNNNYLMHKVLRIPGASAPWDRRRIEQVRYSWQELSEETGVHSEEIGVRASDFGVHYWTSHHPYLVPEPFTLEPTESYSKEDLDEYAAILAHVASEARTDPELVKGAPYNSPIHKIDPTPLDDPRQWAPTWRAYVRKHLA
- the gcvPA gene encoding aminomethyl-transferring glycine dehydrogenase subunit GcvPA: MTHPYIPNAEPGVRAEMLAAIGAASVEDFYADIPPELRLDRPLDLPEPFVAEHDLVRHMRSLLGRDTGTDEALSFLGHGCYPHHVPAVCDEVNSRGEFLTAYAGEPYEDHGRFQALFEYVSMMAELLEMDVVNVPTYDGFQAAGTALRMACRHTGRAKVLVSGAVAADKLSKLRDFLSPDIEIVQAPVDSGGEMGEVVLDDTFAAIYLETPNVYGVVETRGRELAELAHAHGALLVVSADPISLGVLAPPAAYGADIACGDIQSLGVHQNHGGGQAGYIATHDDELVAQFPSRLFGIAPTTVPGEYGFGDVFYERTSFALREEGKEWVGTAAALWGITAGVYLALMGPQGMREVGETILARTRYAMDALAGAGLRVLHDGAVHFREFAVELNDAADAAALLDRLRAQGIYGGVPLDDRTILVCVTERHSIADIDRLAAAVASARRADDEGGRR